In Platichthys flesus chromosome 21, fPlaFle2.1, whole genome shotgun sequence, the following are encoded in one genomic region:
- the LOC133932466 gene encoding calponin homology domain-containing protein DDB_G0272472-like isoform X3, translating to MQRYRHYGASYSSSSAPVEEAEAKEDEEEEEEEYAEEEVCEEEQPLLEEGVQTVIQDIGGVNEEEVPQRKGEVTPVVSETEAKVPPVESKNGKKTEGGGDAGGGGGPKYSMFTWFVVLALLGVWSSVAVVYFDIVDYDSVIARAKDFHMNFSQVLQGKLTAYDTDGDGDFDVEDAKVLLDERKVKVPVLRRDGLRKEEKKLDAATQKIKLSKEDVTTDGKNSTRDPLVRGHMLRSALKDELRMIHEKMEVKRIARIALAEIRALLAKEEEEKEASWTLKMKTLEAAQEQLREERRREAERVEKEEKERIEKAEKERMEKEKVEKERIEKEKAEKERMEKEKVEKERIENEKAEKERMEKEKVEKEKMEREKERMEKEKVEKEKMEREKERMEKEKVEKERIEKEKAEKERIEKEKERIRKEKERMEKEKLEKERMEKEKVEKERMEKEKAEKERMEKEKAEKERIEKEKMEKVEKERMEKEKERMEKEKVEKERMEKEKAEKERMEKEKAEKERIGKEKEKMEKVKAEKERIEKEKVEKERMEKEKAEKERMEKEKAEKERIGKEKEKMERVKAEKQRMEREAKERAERERLAHERAEKERQEMEKREKAAREEKERLERQKIERERIERERLVREREREAKERERLERERLVRERMEREKADKERLEKEQIAKEKMEKERLERERIAKERERIAKERERAEKERLAREKEKMVRAAREKEEREQMEGERIARERARVAQEKERSERERLEKVRAQKERAAEEERERAEKERLEKERIERERQKKERLEKEKSAREQVERQKAEKERVVREKELMERQKLSRERAVREKMEVEKVNKANGRNTSPPRAPPAEEKPALRLEEKMEVEKVNKANGRNTSPPRAPPAEEKPALRPEEKMEVEKVNKANGRKPNTSPPRAPPAEEKPALRPEEKTSRRGK from the exons ATGCAGCGTTACCGCCACTATGGcgcctcctactcctcctcctctgctcctgtaGAGGAGGCCGAGGCcaaggaagacgaggaggaggaggaggaggagtatgctgaagaggaggtgtgtgaggaggagcagccgcTGTTAGAGGAGGGGGTGCAGACCGTGATCCAGGACATAG GAGGCGTTAATGAGGAGGAGGTCCCACAGAGGAAGGGGGAGGTGACACCTGTTGTCTCTGAGACAG AGGCGAAGGTTCCACCAGTGGAGAGCAAGAATGGAAAGAagacggagggagggggagatgcaggaggaggaggaggtcctAAATACTCCATGTTCACCTGGTTTGTGGTCCTGGCTCTGCTCGGAGTGTGGAGCTCTGTGGCCGTGGTCTACTTCGACATCGTGGACTACGACAGTGTCATCG CCAGGGCGAAGGACTTTCATATGAACTTTTCTCAAGTTTTACAAG gtaAACTCACGGCTTACGACACAGACGGAGACGGAGACTTTGACGTGGAAGATGCTAAAGTTCTGCTCG ATGAGAGGAAAGTGAAAGTTCCAGTTCTCAGGAGAGACGGACTGAGAAAAG AAGAAAAGAAGTTGGACGCTGCCACTCAAAAGATCAAACTCTCAAAAG AAGATGTGACGACTGATGGAAAGAACAGCACGCGAG ACCCTCTTGTCCGAGGGCACATGCTGCGCTCGGCTCTGAAGGATGAGCTGAGGATGATCCACGAGAAGATGGAGGTCAAGAGAATCGCTCGCATCGCTCTCGCTGAGATCAGGGCGCTCCTCgccaaagaggaggaggagaaggaggcgaGCTGGACGCTGAAGATGAAGACTCTGGAAGCTGCTCAGGAAcaactgagagaggagaggaggagagaggcagagagagtagagaaagaggaaaaggagaggatagagaaggcagagaaggaaaggatggaaaaggagaaggtggagaaggaAAGGATAGAAAAGGAGAAGGCAGAGAAGGAAAGGATGGAaaaggagaaggtggagaaggaAAGGATAGAAAATGAGAAGGCAGAGAAGGAAAGGATGGAaaaggagaaggtggagaaggaaaagatggaaagggagaaggaaaggatggaaaaggagaaggtggagaaggaaaagatggaaagggagaaggaaaggatggaaaaggagaaggtggagaaggaAAGGATTGAAAAGGAGAAGGCAGAGAAGGAAAGGATagaaaaggagaaggaaaggaTAAGAAAGGAGAAGGAAAGGATGGAAAAGGAGAAGTTGGAGAAGGAAAGGATGGAaaaggagaaggtggagaaggaaaggatggaaaaggagaaggcggagaaggaaaggatggaaaaggagaaggcagagaaggaaaggatagaaaaggagaagatggagaaggtTGAGAAGGAAAGGAtggaaaaggagaaggaaaggatggagaaggagaaggtggagaaggaaaggatggaaaaggagaaggcagagaaggaaaggatggaaaaggagaaggcagagaaggaaaggataggaaaggaaaaggaaaagatggagaaagtgAAAGCAGAGAAGGAAAGGATAGAAAAGGAGAAGGTTGAGAAGGAAAGGATGGAAAAGGAGAAGGCAGAGAAGGAAAGGATGGAAAAGGAGAAGGCAGAGAAGGAAAGGAtaggaaaggaaaaggaaaagatggagagagtgaaagcagagaagcagaggatgGAAAGAGAAGCAAAAGAAAGGGCTGAAAGGGAGAGGCTGGCACATGAAAGggcagaaaaagagagacaagagatggagaaaagagaaaaggcagCTAGAGAAGAGAAAGAACGACTGGAGCGACAGAAGATTGAGAGGGAAAGGATTGAGAGAGAGCGACTGGTCAGGGAACGAGAGAGGGAAGCCAAGGAGAGGGAACGactggaaagagagagattggtaagggagaggatggagagagagaaggcagatAAGGAGAGGCTGGAGAAAGAACAAATTGCtaaagagaaaatggaaaaagagagacTGGAACGAGAACGCATCGctaaggaaagagagagaatcgCCAAGGAGCGAGAGAGGGCAGAAAAGGAAAGACTagccagagagaaggaaaagatgGTGAGAGCGgcgagagagaaggaagagagggaacagatggagggagagcgCATTGCCAGGGAAAGAGCAAGAGTCGCTCAGGAGAAggagagatcagagagagaaagattagAGAAGGTAAGAGcgcagaaagagagagcagctgaagaagagagggagagagcggagAAAGAGCGACTGGAGAAGGAAAGGATCGAACGAGAAAGACAAAAGAAGGAAAGACTGGAGAAAGAGAAGTCTGCGAGGGAACAGGTGGAGCGACAGAAGGCTGAAAAGGAGAGAGTGGTTCGAGAGAAGGAACTGATGGAGAGGCAGAAGCTCTCCAGAGAACGAGCTGTGCgggagaagatggaggtggagaaggtgaACAAGGCCAACGGGAGGAACACTTCACCTCCCAGAGCTCCTCCAGCCGAGGAGAAACCAGCGCTCcgcctggaggagaagatggaggtggagaaggtgaACAAGGCCAACGGGAGGAACACTTCACCTCCCAGAGCTCCTCCAGCCGAGGAGAAACCAGCGCTCCGCccggaggagaagatggaggtggagaaggtgaACAAGGCCAACGGGAGGAAACCGAACACTTCACCTCCCAGAGCTCCTCCAGCCGAGGAGAAACCAGCGCTCCGCCCGGAGGAGAAGACGAGCAGGAGGGGGAAGTGA
- the LOC133932466 gene encoding calponin homology domain-containing protein DDB_G0272472-like isoform X7, with translation MQRYRHYGASYSSSSAPVEEAEAKEDEEEEEEEYAEEEVCEEEQPLLEEGVQTVIQDIGGVNEEEVPQRKGEVTPVVSETEAKVPPVESKNGKKTEGGGDAGGGGGPKYSMFTWFVVLALLGVWSSVAVVYFDIVDYDSVIGKLTAYDTDGDGDFDVEDAKVLLDERKVKVPVLRRDGLRKEKKLDAATQKIKLSKEDVTTDGKNSTRDPLVRGHMLRSALKDELRMIHEKMEVKRIARIALAEIRALLAKEEEEKEASWTLKMKTLEAAQEQLREERRREAERVEKEEKERIEKAEKERMEKEKVEKERIEKEKAEKERMEKEKVEKERIENEKAEKERMEKEKVEKEKMEREKERMEKEKVEKEKMEREKERMEKEKVEKERIEKEKAEKERIEKEKERIRKEKERMEKEKLEKERMEKEKVEKERMEKEKAEKERMEKEKAEKERIEKEKMEKVEKERMEKEKERMEKEKVEKERMEKEKAEKERMEKEKAEKERIGKEKEKMEKVKAEKERIEKEKVEKERMEKEKAEKERMEKEKAEKERIGKEKEKMERVKAEKQRMEREAKERAERERLAHERAEKERQEMEKREKAAREEKERLERQKIERERIERERLVREREREAKERERLERERLVRERMEREKADKERLEKEQIAKEKMEKERLERERIAKERERIAKERERAEKERLAREKEKMVRAAREKEEREQMEGERIARERARVAQEKERSERERLEKVRAQKERAAEEERERAEKERLEKERIERERQKKERLEKEKSAREQVERQKAEKERVVREKELMERQKLSRERAVREKMEVEKVNKANGRNTSPPRAPPAEEKPALRLEEKMEVEKVNKANGRNTSPPRAPPAEEKPALRPEEKMEVEKVNKANGRKPNTSPPRAPPAEEKPALRPEEKTSRRGK, from the exons ATGCAGCGTTACCGCCACTATGGcgcctcctactcctcctcctctgctcctgtaGAGGAGGCCGAGGCcaaggaagacgaggaggaggaggaggaggagtatgctgaagaggaggtgtgtgaggaggagcagccgcTGTTAGAGGAGGGGGTGCAGACCGTGATCCAGGACATAG GAGGCGTTAATGAGGAGGAGGTCCCACAGAGGAAGGGGGAGGTGACACCTGTTGTCTCTGAGACAG AGGCGAAGGTTCCACCAGTGGAGAGCAAGAATGGAAAGAagacggagggagggggagatgcaggaggaggaggaggtcctAAATACTCCATGTTCACCTGGTTTGTGGTCCTGGCTCTGCTCGGAGTGTGGAGCTCTGTGGCCGTGGTCTACTTCGACATCGTGGACTACGACAGTGTCATCG gtaAACTCACGGCTTACGACACAGACGGAGACGGAGACTTTGACGTGGAAGATGCTAAAGTTCTGCTCG ATGAGAGGAAAGTGAAAGTTCCAGTTCTCAGGAGAGACGGACTGAGAAAAG AAAAGAAGTTGGACGCTGCCACTCAAAAGATCAAACTCTCAAAAG AAGATGTGACGACTGATGGAAAGAACAGCACGCGAG ACCCTCTTGTCCGAGGGCACATGCTGCGCTCGGCTCTGAAGGATGAGCTGAGGATGATCCACGAGAAGATGGAGGTCAAGAGAATCGCTCGCATCGCTCTCGCTGAGATCAGGGCGCTCCTCgccaaagaggaggaggagaaggaggcgaGCTGGACGCTGAAGATGAAGACTCTGGAAGCTGCTCAGGAAcaactgagagaggagaggaggagagaggcagagagagtagagaaagaggaaaaggagaggatagagaaggcagagaaggaaaggatggaaaaggagaaggtggagaaggaAAGGATAGAAAAGGAGAAGGCAGAGAAGGAAAGGATGGAaaaggagaaggtggagaaggaAAGGATAGAAAATGAGAAGGCAGAGAAGGAAAGGATGGAaaaggagaaggtggagaaggaaaagatggaaagggagaaggaaaggatggaaaaggagaaggtggagaaggaaaagatggaaagggagaaggaaaggatggaaaaggagaaggtggagaaggaAAGGATTGAAAAGGAGAAGGCAGAGAAGGAAAGGATagaaaaggagaaggaaaggaTAAGAAAGGAGAAGGAAAGGATGGAAAAGGAGAAGTTGGAGAAGGAAAGGATGGAaaaggagaaggtggagaaggaaaggatggaaaaggagaaggcggagaaggaaaggatggaaaaggagaaggcagagaaggaaaggatagaaaaggagaagatggagaaggtTGAGAAGGAAAGGAtggaaaaggagaaggaaaggatggagaaggagaaggtggagaaggaaaggatggaaaaggagaaggcagagaaggaaaggatggaaaaggagaaggcagagaaggaaaggataggaaaggaaaaggaaaagatggagaaagtgAAAGCAGAGAAGGAAAGGATAGAAAAGGAGAAGGTTGAGAAGGAAAGGATGGAAAAGGAGAAGGCAGAGAAGGAAAGGATGGAAAAGGAGAAGGCAGAGAAGGAAAGGAtaggaaaggaaaaggaaaagatggagagagtgaaagcagagaagcagaggatgGAAAGAGAAGCAAAAGAAAGGGCTGAAAGGGAGAGGCTGGCACATGAAAGggcagaaaaagagagacaagagatggagaaaagagaaaaggcagCTAGAGAAGAGAAAGAACGACTGGAGCGACAGAAGATTGAGAGGGAAAGGATTGAGAGAGAGCGACTGGTCAGGGAACGAGAGAGGGAAGCCAAGGAGAGGGAACGactggaaagagagagattggtaagggagaggatggagagagagaaggcagatAAGGAGAGGCTGGAGAAAGAACAAATTGCtaaagagaaaatggaaaaagagagacTGGAACGAGAACGCATCGctaaggaaagagagagaatcgCCAAGGAGCGAGAGAGGGCAGAAAAGGAAAGACTagccagagagaaggaaaagatgGTGAGAGCGgcgagagagaaggaagagagggaacagatggagggagagcgCATTGCCAGGGAAAGAGCAAGAGTCGCTCAGGAGAAggagagatcagagagagaaagattagAGAAGGTAAGAGcgcagaaagagagagcagctgaagaagagagggagagagcggagAAAGAGCGACTGGAGAAGGAAAGGATCGAACGAGAAAGACAAAAGAAGGAAAGACTGGAGAAAGAGAAGTCTGCGAGGGAACAGGTGGAGCGACAGAAGGCTGAAAAGGAGAGAGTGGTTCGAGAGAAGGAACTGATGGAGAGGCAGAAGCTCTCCAGAGAACGAGCTGTGCgggagaagatggaggtggagaaggtgaACAAGGCCAACGGGAGGAACACTTCACCTCCCAGAGCTCCTCCAGCCGAGGAGAAACCAGCGCTCcgcctggaggagaagatggaggtggagaaggtgaACAAGGCCAACGGGAGGAACACTTCACCTCCCAGAGCTCCTCCAGCCGAGGAGAAACCAGCGCTCCGCccggaggagaagatggaggtggagaaggtgaACAAGGCCAACGGGAGGAAACCGAACACTTCACCTCCCAGAGCTCCTCCAGCCGAGGAGAAACCAGCGCTCCGCCCGGAGGAGAAGACGAGCAGGAGGGGGAAGTGA
- the LOC133932466 gene encoding calponin homology domain-containing protein DDB_G0272472-like isoform X2, with translation MQRYRHYGASYSSSSAPVEEAEAKEDEEEEEEEYAEEEVCEEEQPLLEEGVQTVIQDIGGVNEEEVPQRKGEVTPVVSETEAKVPPVESKNGKKTEGGGDAGGGGGPKYSMFTWFVVLALLGVWSSVAVVYFDIVDYDSVIARAKDFHMNFSQVLQGKLTAYDTDGDGDFDVEDAKVLLDERKVKVPVLRRDGLRKEDKKEVKKKKEKKLDAATQKIKLSKEDVTTDGKNSTRDPLVRGHMLRSALKDELRMIHEKMEVKRIARIALAEIRALLAKEEEEKEASWTLKMKTLEAAQEQLREERRREAERVEKEEKERIEKAEKERMEKEKVEKERIEKEKAEKERMEKEKVEKERIENEKAEKERMEKEKVEKEKMEREKERMEKEKVEKEKMEREKERMEKEKVEKERIEKEKAEKERIEKEKERIRKEKERMEKEKLEKERMEKEKVEKERMEKEKAEKERMEKEKAEKERIEKEKMEKVEKERMEKEKERMEKEKVEKERMEKEKAEKERMEKEKAEKERIGKEKEKMEKVKAEKERIEKEKVEKERMEKEKAEKERMEKEKAEKERIGKEKEKMERVKAEKQRMEREAKERAERERLAHERAEKERQEMEKREKAAREEKERLERQKIERERIERERLVREREREAKERERLERERLVRERMEREKADKERLEKEQIAKEKMEKERLERERIAKERERIAKERERAEKERLAREKEKMVRAAREKEEREQMEGERIARERARVAQEKERSERERLEKVRAQKERAAEEERERAEKERLEKERIERERQKKERLEKEKSAREQVERQKAEKERVVREKELMERQKLSRERAVREKMEVEKVNKANGRNTSPPRAPPAEEKPALRLEEKMEVEKVNKANGRNTSPPRAPPAEEKPALRPEEKMEVEKVNKANGRKPNTSPPRAPPAEEKPALRPEEKTSRRGK, from the exons ATGCAGCGTTACCGCCACTATGGcgcctcctactcctcctcctctgctcctgtaGAGGAGGCCGAGGCcaaggaagacgaggaggaggaggaggaggagtatgctgaagaggaggtgtgtgaggaggagcagccgcTGTTAGAGGAGGGGGTGCAGACCGTGATCCAGGACATAG GAGGCGTTAATGAGGAGGAGGTCCCACAGAGGAAGGGGGAGGTGACACCTGTTGTCTCTGAGACAG AGGCGAAGGTTCCACCAGTGGAGAGCAAGAATGGAAAGAagacggagggagggggagatgcaggaggaggaggaggtcctAAATACTCCATGTTCACCTGGTTTGTGGTCCTGGCTCTGCTCGGAGTGTGGAGCTCTGTGGCCGTGGTCTACTTCGACATCGTGGACTACGACAGTGTCATCG CCAGGGCGAAGGACTTTCATATGAACTTTTCTCAAGTTTTACAAG gtaAACTCACGGCTTACGACACAGACGGAGACGGAGACTTTGACGTGGAAGATGCTAAAGTTCTGCTCG ATGAGAGGAAAGTGAAAGTTCCAGTTCTCAGGAGAGACGGACTGAGAAAAG aggacaagaaagaggtgaagaagaagaaag AAAAGAAGTTGGACGCTGCCACTCAAAAGATCAAACTCTCAAAAG AAGATGTGACGACTGATGGAAAGAACAGCACGCGAG ACCCTCTTGTCCGAGGGCACATGCTGCGCTCGGCTCTGAAGGATGAGCTGAGGATGATCCACGAGAAGATGGAGGTCAAGAGAATCGCTCGCATCGCTCTCGCTGAGATCAGGGCGCTCCTCgccaaagaggaggaggagaaggaggcgaGCTGGACGCTGAAGATGAAGACTCTGGAAGCTGCTCAGGAAcaactgagagaggagaggaggagagaggcagagagagtagagaaagaggaaaaggagaggatagagaaggcagagaaggaaaggatggaaaaggagaaggtggagaaggaAAGGATAGAAAAGGAGAAGGCAGAGAAGGAAAGGATGGAaaaggagaaggtggagaaggaAAGGATAGAAAATGAGAAGGCAGAGAAGGAAAGGATGGAaaaggagaaggtggagaaggaaaagatggaaagggagaaggaaaggatggaaaaggagaaggtggagaaggaaaagatggaaagggagaaggaaaggatggaaaaggagaaggtggagaaggaAAGGATTGAAAAGGAGAAGGCAGAGAAGGAAAGGATagaaaaggagaaggaaaggaTAAGAAAGGAGAAGGAAAGGATGGAAAAGGAGAAGTTGGAGAAGGAAAGGATGGAaaaggagaaggtggagaaggaaaggatggaaaaggagaaggcggagaaggaaaggatggaaaaggagaaggcagagaaggaaaggatagaaaaggagaagatggagaaggtTGAGAAGGAAAGGAtggaaaaggagaaggaaaggatggagaaggagaaggtggagaaggaaaggatggaaaaggagaaggcagagaaggaaaggatggaaaaggagaaggcagagaaggaaaggataggaaaggaaaaggaaaagatggagaaagtgAAAGCAGAGAAGGAAAGGATAGAAAAGGAGAAGGTTGAGAAGGAAAGGATGGAAAAGGAGAAGGCAGAGAAGGAAAGGATGGAAAAGGAGAAGGCAGAGAAGGAAAGGAtaggaaaggaaaaggaaaagatggagagagtgaaagcagagaagcagaggatgGAAAGAGAAGCAAAAGAAAGGGCTGAAAGGGAGAGGCTGGCACATGAAAGggcagaaaaagagagacaagagatggagaaaagagaaaaggcagCTAGAGAAGAGAAAGAACGACTGGAGCGACAGAAGATTGAGAGGGAAAGGATTGAGAGAGAGCGACTGGTCAGGGAACGAGAGAGGGAAGCCAAGGAGAGGGAACGactggaaagagagagattggtaagggagaggatggagagagagaaggcagatAAGGAGAGGCTGGAGAAAGAACAAATTGCtaaagagaaaatggaaaaagagagacTGGAACGAGAACGCATCGctaaggaaagagagagaatcgCCAAGGAGCGAGAGAGGGCAGAAAAGGAAAGACTagccagagagaaggaaaagatgGTGAGAGCGgcgagagagaaggaagagagggaacagatggagggagagcgCATTGCCAGGGAAAGAGCAAGAGTCGCTCAGGAGAAggagagatcagagagagaaagattagAGAAGGTAAGAGcgcagaaagagagagcagctgaagaagagagggagagagcggagAAAGAGCGACTGGAGAAGGAAAGGATCGAACGAGAAAGACAAAAGAAGGAAAGACTGGAGAAAGAGAAGTCTGCGAGGGAACAGGTGGAGCGACAGAAGGCTGAAAAGGAGAGAGTGGTTCGAGAGAAGGAACTGATGGAGAGGCAGAAGCTCTCCAGAGAACGAGCTGTGCgggagaagatggaggtggagaaggtgaACAAGGCCAACGGGAGGAACACTTCACCTCCCAGAGCTCCTCCAGCCGAGGAGAAACCAGCGCTCcgcctggaggagaagatggaggtggagaaggtgaACAAGGCCAACGGGAGGAACACTTCACCTCCCAGAGCTCCTCCAGCCGAGGAGAAACCAGCGCTCCGCccggaggagaagatggaggtggagaaggtgaACAAGGCCAACGGGAGGAAACCGAACACTTCACCTCCCAGAGCTCCTCCAGCCGAGGAGAAACCAGCGCTCCGCCCGGAGGAGAAGACGAGCAGGAGGGGGAAGTGA